The sequence ATAGAAGGAATAAAATTACAAATTCAAAATTATTAGAGTCTAAAAGACAGGCTACTTTTAAAGAGTTATCTGAAAAATTTTAATCATAAAAAGCACTTGGATATTTTTGACCAAGTGCTTTTTACCTGTCTTCATAACCAGATTAAAGAATACTTTTTTTACTTGATGGGTCAATAATATCAGTGAGGTCAAATTGATATTTTTCATAAGTGTAAATGAAAATGGCACAGTTTGGAAAATAAGTAGGAATTTTTCTGTCAGAATGTTTCCAAATAGAGTTTAAAAAGTAAAAACACGCGCCATTGTGCGATACTGCCAAAACCTTTTGATGATCCTCCTGCTCCATAATTGAGAGAAGCGTATGGCATATTCTCTTTTGAACATCCCGAGCTGTTTCACCTCCAAATTGTTCATAGAAAGTTTCAAAATTGTGGGAACCTTTTGGCTGTAGCTCCGAACTTTCTCCCTCAAATCGTCCAAAATTCATTTCTTTCAAGCCTTTTTTACGTTGATAAAAGTGATTGCTATTGGTAATGATTTCCAATGTGTCGCAAGCACGCTCTTGGGTTGATGAGTAGTAATGATCAAAGTGAATTTGATTTTCTTGAAAAAATGTTGCAGCTTGTTTTGCTTGCATTTTTCCTTTGTTTGTTAATGGAGAGTCACATGCACCTTGGACTTTTCCTAGCACATTAAAAAGAGTTTCTCCATGACGCATAAGATACAACTGTTTTTTCATTTATACACCTCCTCAAGCTCATTATAAGTCTTAAAGCGAGCTTTAAGTCAATCATTTCCGTTAAAAATTCAAGGAAATATGAAACAGATTTCAATAATTTCAACTTTTTCCTTTATTTTCCGAAATATGTTTCGAGATGTTTTGAAACTATTGGTAACGCTATCAATAAGTGGTAAAGTTCGATTAGAAACAAGAGTTGAATAACCGGTGGATTCAAAATAGGATCTTGTTACATTGAAGGGAGAACTCCATGAGTAAAAAATATGAACAGTTGGCTCAAGACATTATTGAGACGTTAGGTGGAAAGGAAAATATTGCAGATGCCTATCATTGTCAAACACGCCTTCGTTTTAAACTAGTAGATGAACAAAAAGTAGATAAAGATGGTCTTGGTGAATTAGAAGGAGTCGCAACTTATTTAGTTAATGCAGGCGTTCATCAGGTTGTCATAGGAACGCATGTGAAAGATGTCTTTGAAGAGATTGAGAAAAAAGTTGATATTACTGCAGAAAATGAACCATCATCTGAGAAAAAAGGCATATTTAATAGCATTATTGAGTTTGTAGCTGGTACATTCCAGCCAATTATTCCTGCCTTATCTGGAGCTGGAATGGTGAAGGCTGTTCTAGCATTGTTAGTTGTTTTTAAGGTTGTTTCTGTAGAATCACAAACGTATTATTTATTAAACTTATTTGCAGATGGTGTATTTTTCTTCTTACCAATGATCTTAGCTTTTACAGTTGCTCAAAAATTGAGATGCAATCCTATCTTGGCGGCATCTGTCGCAGCGATGATGATGCATCCAAATTGGGGTGTATTAGTCACAGCAGGGGAGCCAGTTAAATTCTTTGATCTTATTCCTTTTACCTTAGCTACTTATACTGGTTCTGTTATTCCGATTCTTTTAATTATTTTCGTTCAGTCTTATGTAGAGAAATTTCTCAATCGTGTGATACCAAAATCAGTTGAATTAGTCTTTGTGCCAATGTTGACTTTTCTAATTATGGGAACTTTGGCGTTTTCAGTACTAGGTCCGATTGGTAGCATTATTGGTGGTTACCTTGCAGCATTCTTTACGTTTTTAAGTGTAAATGCTAGTTGGGTACCAGCAGTCTTGATCGGTGGTTTTCTGCCGATTATGG is a genomic window of Enterococcus haemoperoxidus ATCC BAA-382 containing:
- a CDS encoding histidine phosphatase family protein — encoded protein: MKKQLYLMRHGETLFNVLGKVQGACDSPLTNKGKMQAKQAATFFQENQIHFDHYYSSTQERACDTLEIITNSNHFYQRKKGLKEMNFGRFEGESSELQPKGSHNFETFYEQFGGETARDVQKRICHTLLSIMEQEDHQKVLAVSHNGACFYFLNSIWKHSDRKIPTYFPNCAIFIYTYEKYQFDLTDIIDPSSKKSIL